A genomic stretch from Mesomycoplasma neurolyticum includes:
- a CDS encoding ATP-binding cassette domain-containing protein, which yields MKNKLLFNINKTIVKKSLNFISNQKPNIVNQDKGKYLYWISDRREEIIQQVFSLGMQSLENIFISALSLIIVFILSWKIALISLVFIIINFFISLFLTQKTVKLDTVFFDKHELTNNLWIKNFDNFLLYWQIGLENLFFKSNENNVNKIEKNFKKVKTKVILLEIINSFITIFFNFLIFLLTIFFVLNKIEKIGILFIIPSLLLTIIQALRVFLFSLQRFKTHKKFFKKISSFESIKKCDNSYLNIKEIKIENLNYKIGEKEILKNISLIFEKGKKYAIIGSSGIGKSTLIHLITKQLPTQNSSIYINGINIEKIESCKLNNSFHYIDSNATLFDTNLYNNITLWEKNEHNDVLNALKKASFSISENDLKNNVNNLSSGEKQKINLASFFLKKTNVLILDEAFSQIDNKNLRNIWNEINKIENLLLINITHHINGFENYDEIINLEALNEVNLKK from the coding sequence TTGAAAAATAAATTACTTTTTAACATCAACAAAACAATAGTTAAAAAATCATTAAATTTTATTAGTAACCAAAAACCTAATATTGTAAATCAAGACAAAGGAAAATATTTGTATTGAATTTCAGATAGAAGAGAAGAAATAATACAACAAGTTTTTAGTTTAGGGATGCAATCATTAGAAAATATTTTTATATCAGCACTTAGTTTGATCATTGTTTTTATTTTAAGTTGAAAAATAGCTTTAATTAGTCTAGTTTTCATAATTATAAATTTTTTTATTTCATTATTTTTAACTCAAAAAACAGTAAAATTAGATACTGTATTTTTTGATAAACACGAACTGACAAATAATTTATGAATAAAAAATTTTGATAATTTTTTATTATATTGACAAATAGGTTTAGAAAATTTATTTTTTAAAAGCAACGAAAATAATGTCAATAAAATAGAAAAAAATTTTAAAAAAGTTAAAACAAAAGTTATTTTATTAGAAATAATAAATTCATTTATAACAATTTTTTTTAACTTTTTAATTTTTTTACTTACAATATTTTTTGTTCTAAACAAAATTGAAAAAATTGGTATTTTATTCATAATTCCTTCATTATTATTAACAATAATACAAGCATTAAGAGTTTTTTTGTTTTCATTACAAAGATTCAAAACACATAAAAAATTTTTTAAAAAAATATCTTCTTTTGAATCAATTAAAAAATGTGATAATTCATATTTAAATATAAAAGAAATAAAAATTGAAAATTTAAATTATAAGATTGGAGAAAAAGAAATTTTAAAAAATATTTCCTTGATTTTTGAAAAGGGTAAAAAATATGCTATTATAGGTTCTTCTGGAATAGGAAAATCAACTCTTATTCATTTAATTACAAAGCAACTGCCAACACAAAATTCAAGTATTTATATTAATGGAATAAATATAGAAAAAATTGAAAGTTGCAAATTAAATAACTCTTTTCATTATATTGATTCTAATGCTACATTATTTGATACAAATCTTTATAATAATATAACATTATGAGAAAAAAATGAACACAATGATGTATTAAATGCACTAAAAAAAGCCAGTTTTTCAATCTCTGAAAATGACTTAAAAAATAATGTTAATAATTTATCTTCTGGTGAAAAACAAAAAATAAATTTAGCAAGTTTTTTTCTCAAAAAAACCAATGTTTTAATTTTAGATGAAGCATTTTCACAAATAGATAATAAAAATTTAAGAAATATTTGAAACGAAATTAACAAAATAGAAAATTTGCTTTTAATAAATATAACGCATCATATTAATGGTTTTGAAAACTATGATGAAATAATTAATTTGGAGGCTTTAAATGAAGTTAATTTGAAAAAATAG
- a CDS encoding ATP-binding cassette domain-containing protein, with translation MKLIWKNSKFKVILFLFVTLFWIFLPILIIYAESFLIDYTVSQKNIFNLNPWIEIVVIASLIFSFYVLNLIINYFYYKIYGLQTFFIYKVIVKEIGMQFLKAKNSEIKKYNSNLFIQKSLNEGMQYYGLNYISWLELISNFIVISIIVAFWSFSNYYVLIIFVAFILFIILPSVLLQRKNNFYQEKYVNNFNALLSESENYFENYTKLYFANKTHLLYNHFDNITNETFKMWKQKNNWSFFNDFIKSSVILIIENLVLLLLIYFYIENIFDVSIGIIFLFKYSLEKFKDYILNIFRNIKDIISSRKITKSFNLQLLTDANKIKINEIQNISLKNVSLTIKNKNIFQNLNINFEKGKKYAIIGKSGSGKSSLFKLLTGEITNFEGEIKINGYDINDINNYNLRKKITIFKNESYIFEGSYENNIALTTNNIDNKKIKNSIFLSSIDEKDIENKNATELSVGQKQRLNITRLFYFEKNFLLLDEVLSNIDEENAKKILKNLIKSNVTLILISHHLKPKEQQLFDEVINFDLLKK, from the coding sequence ATGAAGTTAATTTGAAAAAATAGTAAATTTAAAGTTATTTTGTTTTTGTTTGTTACATTATTTTGAATATTTTTACCAATATTAATTATATATGCAGAAAGTTTTTTAATAGATTATACAGTATCACAAAAAAATATTTTTAATTTAAACCCTTGAATTGAAATTGTGGTTATTGCATCCTTAATATTTTCTTTTTATGTTCTCAATTTAATTATTAATTATTTTTATTATAAAATATATGGTTTACAAACTTTTTTTATATATAAAGTAATTGTAAAAGAAATTGGCATGCAATTTTTAAAAGCTAAAAATTCTGAAATCAAAAAATATAATAGTAATTTATTTATTCAAAAGTCTTTAAATGAGGGAATGCAATATTATGGTTTAAACTATATTTCTTGATTAGAATTAATTTCAAATTTTATTGTTATAAGTATTATTGTAGCTTTTTGAAGCTTCAGCAATTATTATGTATTAATTATATTTGTCGCATTTATCTTATTTATAATTTTACCTAGTGTTTTACTCCAAAGAAAAAATAATTTTTATCAAGAAAAATATGTTAATAACTTTAATGCTTTGTTATCAGAAAGCGAGAATTATTTTGAAAATTATACAAAATTGTATTTTGCAAATAAAACTCATTTGTTATATAACCATTTTGATAATATAACAAATGAAACTTTCAAAATGTGAAAACAAAAAAATAATTGATCCTTTTTTAATGATTTTATTAAATCAAGTGTTATTTTAATTATTGAAAACTTAGTACTTTTACTTTTGATATATTTTTATATCGAAAACATTTTTGATGTCTCAATAGGAATAATTTTTTTATTTAAATATTCATTAGAAAAATTCAAGGATTACATACTAAATATTTTTAGAAACATCAAAGACATAATATCATCTAGAAAAATTACAAAATCATTTAATTTACAATTATTGACTGATGCAAATAAAATAAAAATAAATGAAATTCAAAATATTTCACTTAAAAATGTAAGTTTAACAATAAAAAACAAAAATATTTTTCAAAATTTAAATATAAATTTTGAAAAAGGTAAAAAATATGCAATTATTGGTAAATCAGGTTCAGGTAAAAGTAGCTTATTTAAATTATTAACAGGTGAAATAACAAATTTTGAAGGTGAAATTAAAATAAATGGTTATGATATTAATGATATTAATAATTACAATTTAAGAAAAAAAATAACTATTTTTAAAAATGAATCATATATTTTTGAAGGAAGTTATGAAAACAACATTGCTTTAACAACAAATAATATTGATAATAAAAAAATTAAAAATTCAATTTTTTTAAGTAGTATTGATGAAAAGGATATAGAAAATAAAAATGCAACTGAATTGTCGGTGGGACAAAAACAAAGACTAAACATTACAAGACTATTTTATTTTGAAAAAAATTTCTTGTTGTTAGACGAGGTTTTATCTAATATCGATGAAGAAAACGCAAAAAAAATTTTAAAAAATTTAATTAAATCAAATGTAACATTAATTTTAATTTCACACCATTTAAAACCTAAAGAACAACAACTTTTTGATGAAGTTATAAATTTTGATTTATTAAAAAAATAG
- the ftsH gene encoding ATP-dependent zinc metalloprotease FtsH, giving the protein MKFFKKWKILKIILLIFITLLVGSIIYDRFLGKENIITINELDQMIEKFAKDEKDNNFFMKFEINPEKWKAYIMAVEEGKTNNYVVKLDPSLISKYQTNKEVYENIAKAVKWNVGTTPLPSEISEKINKLRNIQQLGFYNSGRTEIGLTQRILGFIPGILPFLIFGLFFYFIYKSSSQTGSGGGLFGPQSQNLASRVISDKKFSDIAGNKEAKEEVMELVDYLKNPKKYQAAGARIPKGILLGGPPGTGKTLLAKATAGEANVPFLFISASNFVELYVGMGAKRVRELFKEARKEAPAIIFIDELDAVGRSRGSGIGGGNDEREQTLNQLLVEMDGMTNNSGILVMAATNRTDVLDPALQRPGRFDRTITVGYPDVKEREEILELHARGKRISKEINFKNIAKRTPGFSGAQLENVINEASILSVRENTNVVTSSQIDEAIDRVMSGPAKKHRTITEAERTMVAYHEAGHAVVGIKIPGGNKVQKITIIPRGNAGGYNLMLPEEEKYNATKSELLAMIASFMGGRAAEEIMYGPKEISTGAANDIEKATKIARRMVTEFGMSALGPIQYEADTTNPFLGRDYAKNMSFSSKVGHEIDIEVRKIISEAYSQARNVLLNNKELLELIKTSLLENETIVSEEIEYIAKHMKLPPKKQAEEVRRNKKLSLDELIKNSKSQTNTNNQNEQNTNFNK; this is encoded by the coding sequence ATGAAATTTTTTAAAAAATGAAAAATTTTAAAAATTATATTATTAATTTTTATAACTTTATTAGTTGGTTCAATAATATATGATAGATTTTTAGGAAAAGAAAATATTATAACAATTAATGAATTAGATCAAATGATTGAAAAATTTGCCAAAGATGAAAAAGACAACAACTTTTTTATGAAATTTGAAATCAATCCTGAAAAATGAAAAGCTTATATAATGGCGGTTGAAGAAGGTAAAACTAACAACTATGTTGTGAAACTTGATCCTTCTTTAATTAGTAAATACCAAACTAATAAAGAAGTTTATGAAAATATAGCAAAAGCAGTTAAATGGAATGTGGGCACAACACCACTTCCTTCTGAAATAAGCGAAAAAATTAATAAACTAAGAAATATCCAACAACTTGGTTTTTATAACTCAGGACGTACAGAAATAGGGTTAACTCAAAGAATTTTAGGATTTATTCCTGGAATATTACCTTTTTTAATTTTTGGTTTATTCTTTTACTTTATTTACAAAAGTTCAAGTCAAACAGGGAGTGGAGGTGGACTTTTTGGACCACAATCACAAAACCTTGCTTCAAGAGTTATTTCAGACAAAAAATTTAGTGATATAGCTGGTAATAAAGAAGCTAAAGAAGAAGTAATGGAGCTTGTTGACTACTTAAAAAATCCTAAGAAATATCAAGCAGCTGGTGCTAGAATTCCAAAAGGTATTTTATTAGGCGGACCTCCAGGAACAGGTAAAACTTTATTAGCTAAAGCAACAGCTGGTGAAGCTAATGTCCCATTCTTATTTATATCTGCGTCTAATTTTGTTGAATTATATGTAGGTATGGGGGCTAAAAGGGTAAGAGAGTTGTTCAAAGAAGCAAGAAAAGAAGCGCCTGCTATTATATTTATAGATGAGCTTGATGCTGTTGGTAGATCAAGAGGTTCAGGTATTGGTGGTGGAAATGATGAGAGAGAACAAACACTTAACCAATTGTTAGTTGAAATGGATGGTATGACAAACAACAGTGGAATTCTTGTTATGGCTGCAACAAACAGAACAGATGTTTTAGATCCTGCACTACAAAGACCAGGAAGATTTGATAGAACAATTACTGTTGGATATCCTGATGTTAAAGAAAGAGAAGAAATTCTTGAACTTCATGCTAGAGGTAAAAGAATAAGCAAAGAGATTAACTTTAAAAATATAGCCAAAAGAACACCTGGTTTTTCAGGCGCTCAATTAGAAAATGTTATTAACGAAGCTTCTATTTTATCAGTAAGAGAAAACACAAATGTTGTTACTTCTAGTCAAATTGATGAAGCTATTGATAGAGTGATGAGTGGACCAGCTAAAAAACATAGAACTATAACAGAAGCAGAAAGAACAATGGTTGCATACCATGAAGCAGGGCATGCTGTTGTAGGAATAAAAATCCCTGGTGGAAACAAGGTACAAAAAATTACTATAATCCCAAGAGGAAATGCTGGTGGTTATAACTTAATGCTTCCTGAAGAAGAAAAATATAATGCAACTAAATCAGAATTGTTAGCTATGATAGCTTCATTTATGGGTGGAAGAGCTGCTGAAGAAATTATGTATGGACCTAAGGAAATTTCAACAGGAGCAGCTAATGACATTGAAAAAGCAACTAAAATAGCTAGAAGAATGGTAACAGAATTTGGGATGTCAGCTCTCGGACCAATTCAATATGAAGCAGATACAACTAATCCATTTTTAGGACGCGATTATGCTAAAAATATGTCTTTCTCTTCTAAAGTTGGGCATGAAATTGACATTGAAGTAAGAAAAATAATTTCTGAAGCTTATTCACAAGCTAGAAATGTTCTTTTAAATAACAAAGAACTTTTAGAATTAATCAAAACATCATTGCTTGAAAATGAAACAATTGTTTCAGAAGAAATTGAATATATAGCAAAACATATGAAATTACCTCCTAAAAAACAAGCTGAAGAAGTTAGAAGAAACAAAAAATTATCATTAGATGAGCTAATTAAAAATTCCAAAAGTCAAACAAATACAAATAATCAAAATGAACAAAACACTAATTTCAATAAATAA
- a CDS encoding replication initiation protein, protein MATSLESEVVFLLNLNEFENKFVSTSIVHKLYIQKERPSLVMLKIFFYSCFLYITNHDKNKILKFKFSRLFLKSLKVDRTDLLRQISKAGFDAASIFSISQKTENITKKKMLIESFQYNEKTKMIEIEFTKYIDDYLNLGHFKKFNLSNLVKFKSSLSFWFFQEMENRSYSEKIDTWISLKNFANILGVKTDAYKNLSDFKKYVIDVVVEDYQKIAKTKLLKIDDSFYQIAKKAKHLTFILFLIIISFKMKQNFLIGSFIANVVDHSQKNAFFKGVGGYISHFSLSFKE, encoded by the coding sequence TTGGCTACCTCGTTAGAAAGCGAGGTAGTTTTTTTGTTGAATTTAAATGAATTTGAAAATAAATTTGTATCTACTTCAATAGTCCACAAATTGTATATCCAAAAAGAGCGTCCATCTCTTGTAATGCTAAAAATATTTTTTTATAGTTGTTTTTTATACATTACAAATCATGACAAAAATAAAATTTTAAAATTTAAATTTTCAAGATTATTTTTAAAAAGTTTAAAAGTAGATCGAACTGATTTGTTGCGTCAAATTTCAAAAGCGGGTTTTGATGCTGCGTCCATTTTTTCAATTAGTCAAAAAACAGAAAACATAACTAAGAAAAAAATGCTTATTGAAAGTTTTCAATACAATGAAAAAACTAAAATGATTGAAATTGAATTCACAAAATACATAGATGATTATTTAAACCTTGGTCATTTTAAAAAGTTTAATTTATCTAATCTTGTCAAGTTTAAATCTTCGTTAAGTTTTTGATTTTTTCAAGAAATGGAAAACAGAAGCTATAGCGAAAAAATAGATACATGAATTTCTCTAAAAAATTTTGCAAATATTTTAGGAGTTAAAACTGATGCATATAAAAACTTAAGTGATTTTAAAAAATACGTCATCGATGTTGTTGTTGAAGATTATCAAAAAATAGCAAAAACAAAACTTTTGAAAATTGATGATTCATTTTACCAGATTGCGAAAAAGGCCAAACACCTTACATTCATTTTGTTTTTGATAATTATCTCATTCAAGATGAAACAAAACTTTTTGATTGGTAGTTTTATAGCAAATGTAGTGGATCACTCGCAAAAAAATGCTTTTTTTAAGGGGGTAGGGGGTTATATATCTCATTTTAGTTTAAGTTTTAAAGAATAA